In Acidobacteriota bacterium, the sequence CAGCACGATTCGCCGCAAGTATGCCAAGTTCTTTCGTCCCGAAGTGGAAATGCGTCCCGCGAAGTTCATCTGGCTAGGCACTACTTACAAGTTTAAAGCTTTCACTTTCTATTTCGTGCGAAACGAGCACGGAGTATTCCAGGCACACTGCTATCGGTTCGACGAGAATCACTCTACCTTCATCGTGGAGTGCGACGAACTCTCCTGGCGAAACGCAGCATTCGATCGCATGAACGCTGAGCAGACGGTGGCAGGCTGTGAGCGACTGTTTGCCGGGTGGCTCGACGGATATCCTTTACTGTTCAGCGCAACGCACCAGTCGCAATCGCCATGGCTAAATTTTCTGCGAGTGCGCAATGAGCATTGGTTTCATGGCGATCTCGTTCTGCTCGGCGATGCAGCACACACCGCCCACTTCTCCATTGGCTCCGGCACGAAGCTGGCGATGGAGGACGGCATGGCACTATCACGCGCACTGAATTCGGAGCAATCGATTGCAGCAGCATTCCAACAATATGAAGGCGAGCGCAAGACCGAAGCTCTTCGCCTGCAAAGTGCCGCGCGGAATTCGATGGAATGGTTTGAGAATGTTCGTCGGTACGTAGATCTCGATCCGGAACAGTTCACGTATAGTCTGCTGACGCGTAGTCAGCGAGTAAGCCACGAAAATCTTCGGATCCGCGACCAGAAGTATGTCGACAAGCTGGAACGCTGGTTCGCCAGTCGCGCCTCGGGCAAAGCGACGGAGCGAGCCGTCCCACCGATGTTCACGCCGTTCACGTTGCGCGAGATAACCGTCATCAATCGTGTAGTCGTCTCGCCCATGGATATGTACTGCGCCGTCGATGGAACTCCCACCGATTTTCATCTGGTGCACTTGGGAGCACGGGCCCTCGGCGGGGCGGGACTCATCATGACCGAAATGACATGCGTCTCGCCTGAGGCCCGCATCACCGTCGGCTGCACGGGAATGTACAAACCGGAGCATGAAACCGCGTGGCGGCGGATTGTCGATTTTGTGCACAACAACAGCCTAGCCAAAATTGCGCTGCAGCTTGGGCATTCCGGCCGCAAGGGATCGACCAAGCTTGCTTGGGACGGCATGGATGAGCCGCTCGAGGCAAGCAATTGGGAGGTGATCGCCCCCTCGGCAATTCCTCACGGGCAGGCGATGCACACTCCACGCGAGATGACGCGTGCTGATATAGAGAAGGTTATTGGAGACTTCGTACGCGCGACTCGCATGGGTATCGCTGCCGGATTCGACATGCTCGAACTGCACTGCGCGCACGGATATCTGCTCTCGAGCTTCATTACTCCGCTAGCAAATCGCCGCATCGACGAGTATGGTGGCTCCCTCGAGAATCGTCTGCGCTTTCCAATTGCAGTATTCACAGCAATGCGATCCTTATGGCCGTCCAGGAAACCAATGTCAGTGCGTATCTCAGCGACAGACTGGGTTCCTGGTGGAATCGAGGGTCCGGAGGCGGTAGAGATCGCGCGCGCATTTCATCGTGCCGGCGCTGATATTATTCACGTTTCCACCGGGCAGACTTCGGTCGATGCCCGTCCGCAATACGGACGTATGTACCAGACACCCTACAGCGATCGCATCCGCAATGAAGCTGGCATTCCCACCATCGCAGTCGGCAATATCACTGAGGCCGACCAGGTGAACGCGATCGTCGCCGCGGGACGAGCTGACTTATGCGCATTGGCCCGGCCGCACCTCATCGATCCCAACTGGACGCTGCACGCAGCTGCGCAACTCGGTTACACGGAGCAACACTGGCCGAAGCAGTATCTGACGGGCAAGCAGCAGCTCGAACGCGCGTTGCAGCGAACAAAGGAGAGGTAAGAGTTGAGCAGCGATGCCTATGTGCGCGAACGCCACGCGATCGCTACCGGCGGGGGACGCG encodes:
- a CDS encoding bifunctional salicylyl-CoA 5-hydroxylase/oxidoreductase, encoding MRIAVVGGGPGGLYFALLMKKAHPHHQVSVFERNAPDSTFGWGVVFSDQTLENFRVADSASYQQIIENFAHWDDIDVYFKGVRITSGGHGFSGIARKKLLNILQQRCADLGVELRFGTEIDDVTQCGTTTQHGRGAACCVTTRKTGNSTPSVERYDLVVAADGINSTIRRKYAKFFRPEVEMRPAKFIWLGTTYKFKAFTFYFVRNEHGVFQAHCYRFDENHSTFIVECDELSWRNAAFDRMNAEQTVAGCERLFAGWLDGYPLLFSATHQSQSPWLNFLRVRNEHWFHGDLVLLGDAAHTAHFSIGSGTKLAMEDGMALSRALNSEQSIAAAFQQYEGERKTEALRLQSAARNSMEWFENVRRYVDLDPEQFTYSLLTRSQRVSHENLRIRDQKYVDKLERWFASRASGKATERAVPPMFTPFTLREITVINRVVVSPMDMYCAVDGTPTDFHLVHLGARALGGAGLIMTEMTCVSPEARITVGCTGMYKPEHETAWRRIVDFVHNNSLAKIALQLGHSGRKGSTKLAWDGMDEPLEASNWEVIAPSAIPHGQAMHTPREMTRADIEKVIGDFVRATRMGIAAGFDMLELHCAHGYLLSSFITPLANRRIDEYGGSLENRLRFPIAVFTAMRSLWPSRKPMSVRISATDWVPGGIEGPEAVEIARAFHRAGADIIHVSTGQTSVDARPQYGRMYQTPYSDRIRNEAGIPTIAVGNITEADQVNAIVAAGRADLCALARPHLIDPNWTLHAAAQLGYTEQHWPKQYLTGKQQLERALQRTKER